CGAACGGATGCGGGAGCGCATGCTGGCCGGCCGCACCGAGGACGAGTACTTCGCCGAGGCCGACCGCATCGGGCCCTACCTCACCCTGCTCGGCGGCATGGACTTCGAACGCTCGAACCTCAAGTGGGGCGAGACCGCACTGAAGCGGCTCGACCAGCGCGCCGCACGCCAACCGGTTCCGCCGGGACCGTGACGCGGAGGCCCGGCGCCTCAGCTGAGCGTGAACCCCTTCGCGCAGAAGTCCCAGATCTCGTCGGCGGTGACCGGGTGGGAGTCCGTCCGGCCGCTGGACTGCGCGTTGGACATGACGGTCTGCACGGTCAGGGCCGCCACCCGGCGGGGCTCGAAGCCCTCACGCAGCAGACCGGCCTCATCGAGGTCCGTCATCAGCTCGGTGAACAGGGCGAGCAACGGTGCGTTCGCGACCCGCATCTCGTTGGGGTGCGAGACCAACAGGCGCTGCGCGGCCGGGTCGGGGCGGGAGTTCTCGAACAGCGTCCGCACGGCGACCTCGAGCCGGTCCAGCGGGTCCGAGTGTTCGGCCGCGGCGGTCCGCAACTGCTCCGCCGACTTGCTCATGGCGTCCTCGAACAGGGCGAGCAGCAGCTCGTGTTTGCCGTCGAAGTGCTGGTAGAAGCTGCGCAGCGACTGCTTGGAGCGGTCGACGACCTCCTGCACGGTGAAGTCTGTCGTCCCCTTGTCCGCCATGATCGCCTGGGCCGCGTCGAGGAACCGCTCCACCCGCTGCTCGGCCCGGCGCTTCGCCGCCTGGGTGGACCGCTCGACGGCGCGCTGCTTCCAGGCGGGCTCTTCGGTGGGGGTGCCCAACGGCTGGTCCGCCTTCTCTGCCATAGGGAGAACTTTACTGCGGCGTAGCGACAACGGGCCTACCGAGCAGGTCGGGCATCTCCTCTCCTCACCGGGATACTCTCAATTCCCCTGAGCGAGATGGTGATTCTCGCCGAGCCATCCCGATGCGTCGGGACACGTGCAGGCGGGGCCCCAGCTGTCGGGGTTCGGCGTTGCCTGGGGTGGCTGACGGATGCCGCAGCCACCCCAGGTGCAACCACGTCAGCCCTTGCGGGTGTTGATCTCCTCGGTGAGGGCGGGGACGACGTCGAAGAGGTCGCCGACGACGCCGTAGTCGACGAGGTCGAAGATCGGGGCCTCGGCGTCCTTGTTGATCGCCACGATCGTCTTGGAGGTCTGCATGCCGGCCCGGTGCTGGATCGCGCCGGAGATACCGGAGGCGATGTACAGCTGCGGGGAGACACTCTTGCCGGTCTGGCCGACCTGGTTGGTGTGCGGGTACCAGCCCGCGTCCACCGCGGCGCGCGAGGCGCCCACGGCCGCGCCGAGGGAGTCGGCCAGGGACTCGATCAGCGCGAAGTTCTCCGCGCCGTTGACCCCGCGGCCGCCGGAGACCACGATCGCGGCCTCGGTCAGCTCCGGGCGCCCGGTCGACTCGCGCGGGGTGCGCGCGGTGACCTTGGTGCCGGTGGCCAGCGCACCGAAGGACACCGACAGCGCCTCGACGGTGCCGGCGGCCGGGGCGGCCTCCACGGCGGCGGAGTTCGGCTTGACGGTGATGACCGGGGTGCCCTTGGCGACGCGGGTCTTGGTGGAGAAGGACGCGGCGAACACCGACTGGGTGGCGACCGGGCCCTCGTCACCGGCTTCCAGGTCGACGGCGTCGGTGATGATGCCGGAGCCGATCCGCAGCGCGAGACGGGCGGCGATCTCCTTGCCCTCCGCGGACGACGGCACCAGCACCGCGGCCGGGGAGACGGCCTCGTACGCGGCCTGCAGGGCGTCCACCTTCGGGACGACCAGGTAGTCGGCGTACTCGGCGGCCTCGTGGGTGAGGACCTTGACGGCGCCGTGCTCGGCGAGCGCGGCGGCGGTGTCGGCGGCGCCGGCACCCAGCGCGACGGCGACCGGCTCGCCGATACGGCGGGCCAGCGTCAGCAGCTCCAGGGTGGGCTTGCGGACGGCGCCGTCCACGTGATCGACGTAGACGAGAACTTCAGCCATGGATCAACGCACCCTCTCTCAGATGAACTTCTGGCTCGCGAGGTACTCGGCGAGCTGCTTGCCGCCCTCGCCCTCGTCCTTGACGACTGTTCCGGCCGTACGCGCCGGGCGCGCGGTGGCGGAGTCGACCTTGGTCCAGGCACCGTCCAGGCCCACGTCCTCGGCCTCGATGCCGAGGTCGGACAGGTCCCAGGACTGAACCGGCTTCTTCTTGGCGGCCATGATGCCCTTGAAGGACGGGTAACGCGCCTCGCCCGACTGGTCGGTGACCGACACGACCGCCGGGAGGGATGCCTCCAGCTGCTCGGTGGCGGAGTCACCGTCGCGGCGGCCCTTGACCGTGCCGTCCTCGACGGAGACCTCGGACAGCAGCGTGACCTGCGGGACACCGAGTCGCTCGGCGACCAGCGCCGGGACGACTCCCATGGTGCCGTCGGTGGAGGCCATACCGGAGATCACCAGGTCGTAGCCGGCCTTCTCGATCGCCTTGGCCAGCACCAGCGAAGTGCCGATCGCGTCGGTGCCGTGCAGGTCGTCGTCCTCGATGTGGACGGCCTTGTCGGCGCCCATCGACAGCGCCTTGCGCAGCGCATCCTTGGCGTCCTCCGGACCGACCGTCAGAACGGTGACCTCGGCGTCGTCCGCCTCGTCGGCGATCTGCAGCGCCTGCTCGACCGCGTACTCGTCCAGCTCGGAGAGCAGACCGTCCACGTCGTCACGGTCGACGGTCAGGTCATCGGCGAAGTGCCGGTCGCCGGTGGCGTCGGGCACGTACTTCACGGTCACAACTATCTTGAGACTCACGGCAATTGCTCCTCTTTCGACAGTTCGGCATACGGCGTCACCGGCCGCTGCGCCGCAGCCGTACGCGGTACGAGTAGTGCTCGGGCAGGAAGTGGCTGATCGCCAGCTCGACGAGTTGTCCGGCGACCGTCTGGTAGACCCGGTCGATGCGCAGCAGCGCGCGGCCCGGTTCGCAGCCGAGGTGTCCGGCGAGTTCGGGGGTGGCCTCCGCGACCGTGATGCTCTGCTCGGCCTCGGCGATCGGCTCGGGCAGCCGGCCGTCGAGGAAGCCGATGACGGTGGAGGCGCTGGGGATGCCGGGCTCGGTGAGTTCGGGGACCGACTCCAGCAACTGGCCGACGGCGGGCGGCAGGGAGACCGCGGTGTGGCAGAACGCGGTCTCCTCGTGCAGCCGGACGAAGGCCAGCCTGTGCACCCGGTCGGTGTGCAGGCCCAGTCGCCCGGCCGCGTCGACGTCGACCCGTCGGTGCAGGGGCGTGACGACCCGCATACGGGTGTCGATGGACAGGCCCATCAGGTCGTCCACCGAGCCGAACTGGCGCAGGTACTGCTCGTCGCGGGGCGTGGCGAAGGTGCCGCGCCCCGGCACCCGGTGGACCAGCCCTTCCGCCACCAGGTCCTGGAAGGCGCGGCGCACGGTCTGACGGCTGATCCCGTGGTGCTCGGCGAGTTGGGCCTCCGTCGGCAGCCGCACCCCTTCGGGGTAGTCGTGCCGCAGGATCGCGGTGCGCAGTTCGCGGGCGAGCTTGAGGTAGGTGCTTTCACGCTGTGGCTGCTCGAGCATCGACGTCACCCCGTCATCAGACGACGCCGTCGGCGCGCAGCGCCTCGATGTCGTCGCGGCTGCGGCCGAGCCCGGTGAGAATCGTGTCGGTGTGCTCGCCCACCGCCGGTACGGGGTCCATGCGCGCGGGCAGCCCCGCCAGGTCGGCCGGCGGCACCAGCGCCCGCACGGTGGCGCCCGGTACACCCACCTCGCGCCAGCGGCCCCGGGCGGCCAGCACGGGATGGTCGAGGAACGCGGCGATGTCATTGACACCGGCGCAGGCGATGCCGATGTCCTCCAGGTCCTTGAGGATCTCCTCGGCGTCGGAGCGCGCACAGCGCTCGGCGACGACGGTGTTGAGCTCCTCGCGGTGGGCGACACGGTCGGAGCCGGTGGCGAAGCGCGGGTCGGTGGTCAGTCCGGGATCGCCGAGGAACTCCGCGCAGAGCACGGCCCATTCGCGCTCGTTCTGGATGGAGAACAGCACGTCCTTGCCGTCGGCGGACCTGAAGGTGCCGTAGGGAGCGATGGTGGCGTGCTGGGTGCCCAGGCGTGGGGGCTGGCTGCCGCCGTACTGCGTGTAATTGGCCGGTTGGCCCA
Above is a window of Streptomyces sp. NBC_00490 DNA encoding:
- a CDS encoding TetR/AcrR family transcriptional regulator, with the protein product MAEKADQPLGTPTEEPAWKQRAVERSTQAAKRRAEQRVERFLDAAQAIMADKGTTDFTVQEVVDRSKQSLRSFYQHFDGKHELLLALFEDAMSKSAEQLRTAAAEHSDPLDRLEVAVRTLFENSRPDPAAQRLLVSHPNEMRVANAPLLALFTELMTDLDEAGLLREGFEPRRVAALTVQTVMSNAQSSGRTDSHPVTADEIWDFCAKGFTLS
- a CDS encoding electron transfer flavoprotein subunit alpha/FixB family protein, which gives rise to MAEVLVYVDHVDGAVRKPTLELLTLARRIGEPVAVALGAGAADTAAALAEHGAVKVLTHEAAEYADYLVVPKVDALQAAYEAVSPAAVLVPSSAEGKEIAARLALRIGSGIITDAVDLEAGDEGPVATQSVFAASFSTKTRVAKGTPVITVKPNSAAVEAAPAAGTVEALSVSFGALATGTKVTARTPRESTGRPELTEAAIVVSGGRGVNGAENFALIESLADSLGAAVGASRAAVDAGWYPHTNQVGQTGKSVSPQLYIASGISGAIQHRAGMQTSKTIVAINKDAEAPIFDLVDYGVVGDLFDVVPALTEEINTRKG
- a CDS encoding electron transfer flavoprotein subunit beta/FixA family protein, which translates into the protein MSLKIVVTVKYVPDATGDRHFADDLTVDRDDVDGLLSELDEYAVEQALQIADEADDAEVTVLTVGPEDAKDALRKALSMGADKAVHIEDDDLHGTDAIGTSLVLAKAIEKAGYDLVISGMASTDGTMGVVPALVAERLGVPQVTLLSEVSVEDGTVKGRRDGDSATEQLEASLPAVVSVTDQSGEARYPSFKGIMAAKKKPVQSWDLSDLGIEAEDVGLDGAWTKVDSATARPARTAGTVVKDEGEGGKQLAEYLASQKFI
- a CDS encoding GntR family transcriptional regulator, which translates into the protein MLEQPQRESTYLKLARELRTAILRHDYPEGVRLPTEAQLAEHHGISRQTVRRAFQDLVAEGLVHRVPGRGTFATPRDEQYLRQFGSVDDLMGLSIDTRMRVVTPLHRRVDVDAAGRLGLHTDRVHRLAFVRLHEETAFCHTAVSLPPAVGQLLESVPELTEPGIPSASTVIGFLDGRLPEPIAEAEQSITVAEATPELAGHLGCEPGRALLRIDRVYQTVAGQLVELAISHFLPEHYSYRVRLRRSGR